The following DNA comes from Cheilinus undulatus linkage group 4, ASM1832078v1, whole genome shotgun sequence.
CATAGGCAGTAGCTGTAGACCTGGAAACTTTAAACTTGAAAAGAGGAATTAAATAGGTTTcattcatcagctgtaaatccTAGTCGTATATGAACAAGTTTGTTTGTGGAGTttaaggctggaccaacagacctacatcagtcaTAGTTTTCTTTACTCATCATCTTACCTTATATTTTGAAGTCTGTGAATGAAAGAAATGTGTTAACCTGTTCattctcaaactttaaattgtgtgtttttaaggagttataaatatattaatatGTATAACAGTATCGGCTTCAATGAATTTGTAAACACTGGCATatcagaaattggcaaaaaaaaaaaaaaaaaactgacaaggAAAAACATTGCTTTTTTATCTGCACACAGTctgtatttaacttttttatttgcaaCAGTAAGCAAACATTTAAGCAGAataaaaaactttctttttaagCAACCATTATAAAGAAAACAGTGCAGATACAAACACTGTTACATCCCCTCCCCACTATAACCTCTCCTAAGTCTGCTTTTTCCAACATCCTTTCTCTTTACATACAGGACATTTCCTAAAAGCATGAAGTAAGGTGATAATAATTACTACAATGATAAATACTTTTAAACTTACTTCATGGTTGTGCCTGACCTCATCTAGGCATTGTCTTGGCCTGTCTGTAGTCATGGAAAGTCTGAACACTGGtgaaaaaaagctgcagtttcTCTAAATGACCACAAGATGCCACTAGATCAAAAGTTTTCAATCTTGTTGAGAAGGGGTtacatttcttctttaacagAAATAATACTCTCAGAAATACCtacataaaaataagattaagaTTTAGGATTTATCGTTTTTAAAGGCACTCCCTTGCTTTATTTTATACAGTGTAACAAGTTTACAGCTAAGAGGTTTATCAAAAATATTAAGCtgaatttttacaaaaatatcaaagaacaagaggtttgtttttgtctcaaaTATGTTAAAGTACCCTATGTTGAGGCTCCATTTACCTGCTTTTACTTctgaaaaatcaaattaaaatatttgtgtAGTTTGAAGATTGTTGCTTTACTTTGTAAAGCTATAAATACAGGATAACcactacaataataataatctacTATTTAACTTACATGAACCATAAGCAAATGTTAACACTGCAACATTTTGTTGCTGTATGCAAAAAAGTACCTCAATTACAATAAAACTTGTACAGTACACaacatacactgcctggccaaaaaaaaatttGGCACCTGGGTATTACTAAGTAAATAGGTATGAGCcccctattggataattactgcatgggcaattatctttcagctggcaacaagttatttaaccccagctgatgcaatgagtaacttctcatttcttaaacaatagattttttcttccctaatggcacgggcaaattccaagatgacaatgccaggattcattgggctcaaattgtgaaagagcggttcagggagcatgagacatcattttcacacatggattggccaccacagagtccagaccttaaccccattgagaatctttgggatgtgctggagaaggctttgcgcagtggtcagactctcccatcatcaatattaaaattaatgcaacactggatggaaataaatcttgtgacattgcagtagcttatcgaaacaatgccacagcgaatgcgtgctgtaatcaaagctaaaggcggtccaaccaaatattagagtgtgtgaccttttattttggtggcaacttttttttttggccaggcagtgtatatgcCCACAATTTTAACAGAGggggaaacaaacaaaaagaaacactgGTAATTATTATTGCAAAGAGAATTTCAGATTGTTACAAACGGGTTACAGTTACTCCCGTAATCGGTTAGTCATCCCGAGTGCTATGAGGAGTTTCTGCTTAAAGGCTGGAATCCTCTCCTTATGGACCGGCCAGTCCAGGACACAACAGGGGCGCAGCATGCCTCTGCGAATGAAGAGCGAGCGTGATAACTTGTAGTCATGAACATCCTGCAGGAAGACCAGAACCACTGAGTCCCGGCTGTCTTCAATGACCTGGTGAAGAGCCTGCTGGGCCGTGAATCTGGGGGGAAAGATGGGGTAGAAAGCCAAGAGACACATTAGAGACTTAACTTTTATAGATATGATTTGTACTAATAAACATAATATACTTCAGATTCATATTTTATAACTGATTTCATGATGGAGTCTTGATGAATACCTAAATCTGACTGACTGAAGGTTGTCAGtttctgaaaaatgtcaaactttatAAGTACTGGTTAAAACATCTGTTGAGCAAAGCAAAGAGAATATATTCTGGAACTTTCAAGTTTTATAAATCACCCCAAAGTTTTCAAAATCTTTGTTGGACATGTACAAAAGCTTAATCAGAAATGAAATTGAGTTGAGGTCTgactttttgcaacttctgttaaaggggctctatgtaagattcttgctttaaaacttcccacttttgagtatataatggtgcgcactttatcccaatgtgaagaatgaggcttttatgtcttccttgtttgcctgtataagcctgtggagtcgtttctctgtgaagaactcGGGCCGAATTTTCCGCAAAATCTCAATGGAAGTGACGTCGGGTACTACGTAATGTGCGCACCccgttgctctgtttatacctgacaacagTGTGTTGAATGGAAAAGGCTGCTTCCGCGAGTAAACAaccggctagctcagcccaCACACCCACAGAAACTCctcgaaaacataaaaaactaagacagttttatctgctgaagcccattAAGCTAAAAGAGAGTAACCGACGCAGGGGGAAATGGAGGATAAATATCAATGGATCATTTGAGAAATAGAGGGAGCTATGCTCAGCGCTCGGGATATATACCAATCTAGAGATAGCCATCTTTCTGTGgaaaaggtaaggcatcactctggaccatgaaatacaatgtagtgttttatgtcgTATAAACCATacgctacatcacgttagcttgcttacaaagatgctatccaaacaacaaGAATGTCACGttactcatttagtgttttctggataatatttcatctttttcttgcttcctggcactggactcaacttactgagtttatgttttgatacttagtttgtaaaatatgtcagctatctgatatccatggtcgaggcaccattatcagagctaagcaacgttagccctgttgcttctgctctaaaacacgtcccattcaatacacatcacacattacacacgtaaaaagacaattaaattggtcagtgctgcactaagtcgctaagttgttcattcatagaaatggtcgcgaaaatatcgtccttttttaatagcctttgtgccgtgtccgcactagaggttcaaatatgctttattcattttcatttttagttggtggaacttttaagtgttacttcacttacctcctctgtatacacgatgccggtaaatcaccttggtctgcgtgtgtatcagctgataaaccggaggctcgttcatgagcaaggagcgtgccgtcgtggacgagcaacacaatattgttgtagttcgcctaatggccggcggtgtcgctacactgatatttttctaaatcttgcatagagcccctttaaaaaTTTTTCaagattaagattttttttacagtacttGAAACAACAATTTGCAGTAGTAGACTTCTTGTATAGTtgcagttttaacagaactggaccacatttctttatgagctaaagagaaaacaacactgcaagcttttaattaaaaaagaggTGATTTCTCTCTTCTGACGACACAATTCAGCATGGGTTTGTTAAAGTTCTTTTGGGGGTGGGGTGTGGGGTGTAGTAGTATAAGTCAGTAAATACATCAGCTGCTGGTGGAGCATTAAGCTCTGATGTAGCCAAAGTTATTCTGTAAGCTAGCGTATACGTCTGCTAGCACTGTAGTGATTAGCtaggatgtagctgtagaaaagagGCAGTTTAATCAAACCTCGACCACACGAccactttattaaaacaagagcaaagagccccACTGGAATCTTATCTTGGTAGAGAAGATGGTTTTGCAGATCACCCAATATCAGCATGCATTTTAGCCACTGACAAGATCTGCCATTCAAACACTACAGCAGTGCTAGCCTGTACAGCTCAGGTTAgtactggagctgtgcatgtctactagggctgggaaattaatcgcaaattagatttaATCCCAATacggcatgctgcaattttcattATCCACTTTTTATCCAGCTCTGAAGAAACTACCACTTCAGCTGCAACTACGCTGATCTCTTCACCAGCTGCTATTGTTTACTGACTTGCAGTTCAACTAAAACACCTTGTAGCCACCACCTCTTTCTCCCCCCTGCTGTTCTGGGCCCCAGTAAGCTACATCAgcggttctcaaatggtgtgggtAGTCAAGGTGTGCCTTGTGATTTTGTGCAACCATACATTATTGCTACAACTAAAAAACAACTTAAGTtactgtaaaatgttttgaaatggcTATTTTGTATGGATATGGattaggtgtgccttgagattctagcttgatcttaggtgtgccttgggcaaaaaaggttgaaaacctcTGAGCTACCTGGTGCCTCTTGCCGACACACCTCTGTGAATTTTGTTAGCATACTGCTTGTTTCTGGCTCACAAAAGTGCTCCGAGATCCTCCTTGCAGACTAGAAATATTCTGCCTTTGCAAGGTTTTCACCAAGACCCTTTCTGTTCACTTAAGATGTTTCCATTTATAATTATACAGGTGTTGCACTAAAGGATTACCCAAgagtttttcttgtaaaatatctccacaaaacacatcaaaaagaATCACAAtgattttctgttgtttgagTAGTAAATTAAATTATCATTGGCCAGATGATATCCATTGAATGCCTATAATAAAAATTACGGACTCTGGGAAACCCCTCCTTGTGAGTGTTTGTGGATTCACTTCATCCATAACTGTGTGAAAATTGACACTTGACTGTATTATTGccaaaaaatgtctgaaacagGCATCTTTAACTTACCTGCTGCACCAGGGATCGTTGAGCAGGCTTTCAGTGACAACAAACAAGATTTTTCTGGAATTCCTCATATTATCCAAAATGGATTCGAGCTGCGACACTCCAGGTACCGAATCTCGATGctgcaaacaaaacacacatttctcGTTCTCCAGTGGGACCATCCTCCTCTCCACCCAGCTGCGATCCTTCTCTGAATGAATGACGTAGGCATCATATTCAAACTCCCTACCCTCTTCACTAGAGGCATCGCTAAATCCTAGCATGCGGTTGATCAGAATGTTCCAGTAAAACTGGATCCTCCAGCCGTGAAAGCGAACCAGGAGTGCAGTCACCATCAGCATGATGACTGCTGTGCTGCTTACAATGTACAAGGCTTGAAATGGAGTCAAATCTTTACACGAAAGCACGTCGAAGTCCATGACTGATTTGTTAAAGTAAGCTAGCGGAGTGTTGCACATGTACAACTCCTTCTCCCCTATCACACTGCTCATGTTGGTGTTATTTAACCAATTCACAAACCACAGGATGCTCTCACAGGTGCAGTCGAATGGGTTTTTCTCCATGTTCAGCACACTGATGTTGCTCAAAGGAGTTTTGAACACTTCCGGCCTCACAGCAGTGACCAGATTCTTCTGCAAAGTCAAAACTCGCAGCGAGCTCAGGTCATCAAAAATGGAGTTCTTGAGCCTGTTGAGAAGATTGTTGGCGAGGCTCAGTTCACGAAGATTGTGCAGTCCTCTTAAAGCATTCTTTGGAATCTCATCCAGGCCGTTACTGTCCAACAGAAGTGTCGTCAAACTCCTTAACCCTTTCAGAAACAGCACTGGCCCACCCAGGTTGGCACTCTTCCACAAACGGGCAAAGTTATTGTGCTCGAGCTTCAGCACCCTTAGGTTCGCGAGCCCTTTAAACGTGCTTTCTTTGATGTTAGCAATATTGTTGTTGCTGAGATCCAGGAAGGTCAGGTTGGAGAGGTGTGTGAATGGAGATGGATCCAAGTTTGAGGCTGTTGCGTTCAGACTTTTCCCCAAAGTCAGGAGCCGAAGTTTCGGCACATGAGCAAACGACGTGGCACTTAGAGCGACTTTCTGGTGGTTGTTGAACATGTGGATCTCTTGGACTTGGTCCAGCCCTTCAAACTCCTGGCCAGTCAAAGTTTGCCTGATGAAGTTGAAATCTAAAAGCAGAACAGTGAGGTTCCTCAACATGGAGAAGCTTCCAGGTTTAATCCATGTCAAAGATGTTGCAGTCAGATTTAGCTTTCGGAGAGGTGATCCAGTCAGTGACACTAAAGTCTTGCTGTTGAGGTTTCTAAGAGACTCACAACTACTCCAGCTAAAATCAAGTTCTTTAAGGCTCATCAAGCCTGTAAATGTGTTCTCACTGATTTCTCGTATTGCAGTTTGCTTTAGTATCAAACTCTCCAGGCTGCTTAAAGCTTGGAAAGAGAAATTGTCAATGATCGGAGTGGAAGAAGTATGACTTTTCACCAGAGCTTTTGTcaactgcagtttttttaaacttttgagcCCTTGAAATGTGCTCTTTGTCAggtgtttgatgttgttttccACCAAAATAAGAGTCTGCAGCCTGGGCAGCCACTGAAAAGAGCCTCCCTCTATTTTACCCATACCATTCAGAGAAAGATCCAGAAAAGTCAGGTTTGTTTTCTGCAGCCCTTTGAATGTGGTGTTTGTGAGTGTGATGAGCTTCATCTTCCGAAGAGAGAGGGTGTTGATGGCCGTTACAGAAAGCTCTGAGCAGAGCTTGGAAATCACCAAAGTGCCGACATTGCTCCCATCCATGATTAAAGTACTCAGGCCtgaaatgggcttaaagcaatCTGGCTCCaactgcaagaaaaaaacaggaaagaggTCTGCAATGAGACCAAAAAGGGAACCAAAACAGACAAGTGAGAGCAAGATGCTTCCAtaattttttgtcttaatttcaaCTTAACACACATTCATTTCCCCTTTCCGGGTAAATTTCTTACTTTCTTCAGAGGCACAGAGGACAGGTTGAGGTGCGTCAGAAAGGATGAGCTGTTCAGGTAGAG
Coding sequences within:
- the tlr3 gene encoding toll-like receptor 3 is translated as MSAPPRAHLLSAVIIMCYIMTGPHYSVASQKTQSCRVEGGRADCSHRSLSVVPPDLPRNISSLDMSHNRLVKILPQSLVPYRGLIHLDVSYNSITKLDEGLCQTLPLLHTLNMEHNELHLLKKEDLSHCSNLTGLNIASNRLKLQGEPFSALQSLKYLNVSSNKLLSAQLGSTPQLPNLVSLNLGFNDFNTLKTNDFLYLNSSSFLTHLNLSSVPLKKLEPDCFKPISGLSTLIMDGSNVGTLVISKLCSELSVTAINTLSLRKMKLITLTNTTFKGLQKTNLTFLDLSLNGMGKIEGGSFQWLPRLQTLILVENNIKHLTKSTFQGLKSLKKLQLTKALVKSHTSSTPIIDNFSFQALSSLESLILKQTAIREISENTFTGLMSLKELDFSWSSCESLRNLNSKTLVSLTGSPLRKLNLTATSLTWIKPGSFSMLRNLTVLLLDFNFIRQTLTGQEFEGLDQVQEIHMFNNHQKVALSATSFAHVPKLRLLTLGKSLNATASNLDPSPFTHLSNLTFLDLSNNNIANIKESTFKGLANLRVLKLEHNNFARLWKSANLGGPVLFLKGLRSLTTLLLDSNGLDEIPKNALRGLHNLRELSLANNLLNRLKNSIFDDLSSLRVLTLQKNLVTAVRPEVFKTPLSNISVLNMEKNPFDCTCESILWFVNWLNNTNMSSVIGEKELYMCNTPLAYFNKSVMDFDVLSCKDLTPFQALYIVSSTAVIMLMVTALLVRFHGWRIQFYWNILINRMLGFSDASSEEGREFEYDAYVIHSEKDRSWVERRMVPLENEKCVFCLQHRDSVPGVSQLESILDNMRNSRKILFVVTESLLNDPWCSRFTAQQALHQVIEDSRDSVVLVFLQDVHDYKLSRSLFIRRGMLRPCCVLDWPVHKERIPAFKQKLLIALGMTNRLRE